Part of the Citrus sinensis cultivar Valencia sweet orange chromosome 2, DVS_A1.0, whole genome shotgun sequence genome, TTGGACTACGGTTTGAAATATCATGTGATATATCTCATTTGACCTTAGATTAATGTATCAAGTGCCCATAAAATATGGTTTACTTTATTAGTCTACAAATTAGcttttattagtatttatattttacatatcAATTCATAATACATTATCGTAATTACGACTTTAATTTCCcacttattaataaataggGGTAAATAGAAGTACtgaatatgtgtgtgtgtccATTACTTCATATGTTTTAAAACTACAAGGAAAATCACCTCTACTAACCTTTTCTCATGccatttttattacattttaccaattttcttttataatactATTTTGTAAAGAAAGCTAAAATTGACTACTAAAAaatgtctttatattttttattacattttacatTAAAGTTGTAGTACATTATAAATGCAAAGTTTAATtttgggatattatcattcgtataccctATAGATgctatgttataaaaaatactacaacactttgaggatgtatcaatcgtccaccctaaattgacaaaagCTATCTGtcgaccaccaaaccgttagctgccgtttgaaagttaacataattatagcgaattgacgattttacccttaaaaagTATCACTTGTACacccttaaattcttttattatcatttgttacccttaaattatcacttgtatcatataaaaagaccaaattacccctATGTCGTTATCCTATTTAAACGACAAGTAACGATTTGGTGGACGGCAGATACATTTTatcaacttagggtggacgattgatacaccctcaaagtgttgtagtattttttataacagagCATCTATagggtatacgaatgataatttccctttaatttttaataacataacacttcaataaaatcaacatCTTAAGTGTGATGTATGATATAGAATGGTATAGTACTTTAGATAGGCTATAAAATTAATAGGGAAGCGACTACCCACACCtctaaattttacttaaatgGTCATACATAActccttaaattaaaaaaatataatatgttaaataagtgtaaaatattttcaatatcaacaaaatttttttaacattatttatttttcatattctttttactaatattaaaatctatttgacatactactaaaattaaataattatacctATCATTCAcaatgatttataaaatttatattatttttttacaattatgtCTACATTAATATCAatcttaaaatcaatttttgaattaatagaTTGTAGTTAATCCGTCAAGATAGactaataataacttaatattagcaaaattttcattgtacATGTTATATTATCAACTATACTtattataacattttatttgtatcatatgatatttatttattatttttcacttattactatatttatatttatttagattattttaatccatcattaaaaaaatattattttaatcaaaaggTATAATAGTCATTTATGAAACTAAGAAGGTCTGTGTGACCATTTATGAAACTAAAGGGATCTGTATGATTATTTAAGCAAACCTTAGGGGGGTGAGTGACTTTTTtctaaattgatattaatttaaaattaacaaattaatgttTACTCGCAACCTATAAGTTACctgttatattttaattaattatctaattatgtattatattaaatgaatgATTCAGCTTCAAACTTTTATATCTAAGGGTCCACATTAATCCCACTATCAACATTGTAAAAATCCATACAGCATCATAGAGAaatcttattttcaaattacacCACTACTTAGTCCAAAGAATTAATGATAGGATTattgttaatgaaaaaaattatttttgaaatacgatggtttcaattaaaatgattttattaggTTCAAGtttatgaagaagaaattaaaaaaaaatgaaggacgAAGTTCATGGGCGCTAAACTGATAATTAGGAACAAAGAAAGTAGAGAGATGAAGTTCAATTTCAGTTTAGATGaagatattaatattaaaataaaaaatatttaattaaatataatttaagaattaCAAGGCAAGTTCAGGAATAATATtactgaaaaattttaatttaggcatatacattattgttattgacaaattaatacaatatgGGCGTACCcaacaaaaatttaaggaGGGCTTTGCCCCAAACTCTTTTTCaaagaactaaataaaaagaatttaaaaacaaCTTCTAAATGATAAATACTTGTAATTTTGTTGAGAGAGTGCTATTAATTTAGTGGTTTTAGAGACTTAGgaggcgtttgtttttttgtctgaaatctgaatagatctgaattagtctgaattctgaatagatctgaatgtctgaatctgaataatatgtttgttttttcgtctgaatctcgaaaaataaatattaagttatttttttcaacttaaaaaatcgaaaatatgtacttttacatttgtatccttattaaatttgaatgtcaaataaataatatattaaataccacaatattttaacatttatatgCAAAATGCACCCATGATATTCGACAAAAGAGGCACAACTGTGCAAGCGGCAACCTACCAttccaaataaaaacaacatagAAAGGGCTGATATTATGGATTATCCTGCACCAGATAGTGATGCCTCTGTCAAATCCCTTGGAATTTTCCTGCaaacagaaaagaaataagtaaCAATATAAACCCTGTGATTTTATCCATGTGATTTACTAATACAGCCAATGCATAAAAAGATTGATTTGCTTCTGGCCTAccgatttaaataaaaagataccggttgtatttaaaatttaatagaatcacCAACTTTCAAGTATAATGGGATGGAcgaattataaatattagcaAACAAGTAAAAACTTCAGTCATAAAAACCGCAGATCAAATTGACCGTCCTGCAACTCGGAATCAAGCCATTCATAAATCAAACGCAGAGAGAGAGGGGGGGAGAGAGCAAGAGAGGGAGGGGGGAGAGAATTGATGAAGTGAAGCGGATCGGGTGATGTGAGTTtcttgaatcaattttttttttttaaatccacGAAACCACAAAATGATTGCCCATAAGAAATTCACCACCTTCACTAGTCCAATACCAAGAACAATAATCGTTTTCTTTTCaagtaaatataattcatCGCCCTCACCGTCTCCTCTATCGGTGTCGACGTGTCTGGCCTGTGACAACAAATAACGTCGATGTAGTCCATGTCGAGGCGTTTCAAGGAAGCTTTGGTGCCCTTGACGATGTGTTTTCTGGAGAGGCCTTTATCGTTGGGGCCCTGGCCGCCCCAAAAGATCTTGGTGGAAACGACTATGTCGGATCGCTTCCACCCGAGCTTGCGAATGGGCTGGCCCATGATCTCTTCCGCGCGGCCGTTGGCGTAGACCTCGGCATTGTCGAAGAAGTTGATGCTGTGGTCGCGGGAGCACTGCAAGAGCGACTTCGCCTCCGTCACGTCCAGCTGGTTCCCGAAGCTGACTCACGCTCCGTACGAGAGCTGGCTCACTCTCGGCCCCGTTTCTTGAATCAATATTTCCTTGGCCCTGATTTTAGATTTAGGGTTTCAGTAGAAAGAGAGGGGGGAATCGATTTTGGaaggagaggaaaagaagaagctAATTTCAAGGTGTTTAATTTATATCGATAACTTTTTAGCAATTAGAACGATGCCGTTTAGATTtaggaaaattgaaaaaattaaaataaaattaaaattacttctCCAATTAGCATCAATGTTTGGTTATGATACTATAGTATCAATGATCACTGACATTTATATGTAAAAGACGTTAAAATTCGCTTAGGTCATCAAATGTtgatacttttttatttagta contains:
- the LOC127899783 gene encoding probable voltage-gated potassium channel subunit beta, producing the protein MGQPIRKLGWKRSDIVVSTKIFWGGQGPNDKGLSRKHIVKGTKASLKRLDMDYIDVICCHRPDTSTPIEETENSKGFDRGITIWCRIIHNISPFYVVFIWNGTK